The following proteins come from a genomic window of Frankia casuarinae:
- the hrcA gene encoding heat-inducible transcriptional repressor HrcA, with amino-acid sequence MLEDRRLEVLRAIVEDFVLSNEPVGSKALAERHNLGVSPATVRNDMSALEEEGYITQPHTSAGRIPTDKGYRLFVDRLSGVKPLSRAERRAIQSFLEGAVDLDDVVRRSVRLLAQLTRQVAVVQYPSLSSSSIRHIEVVTLGPYRLLMVLITDTGRVEQRIVDSLVPVDDEVAGELRSVLNCALAGRRLVDAPDIVAALPDSTRSELRPYLTTVAGAVLESLVERQEERIAMAGTANLTRSPVDFADSLRSILEALEEQVVLMKLIGSARETGTVTVRIGRETDVDALRSTAVVATGYGRGPFALGGMGVLGPMRMDYPGTMAAVRAVAKYVGELLGAD; translated from the coding sequence GTGCTGGAGGATCGGCGGCTCGAAGTCCTTCGGGCGATTGTTGAGGACTTTGTGCTGAGCAACGAGCCGGTGGGTTCCAAGGCGCTGGCGGAGCGGCATAATCTCGGTGTATCGCCAGCTACTGTCCGTAATGACATGTCCGCCCTGGAGGAAGAGGGGTATATCACACAGCCTCATACCAGCGCAGGACGGATACCGACGGACAAGGGCTACCGGTTGTTCGTGGACCGGTTGTCGGGGGTGAAGCCGCTGTCCCGGGCCGAACGTCGGGCGATCCAGAGCTTCCTGGAGGGCGCCGTCGACCTGGACGACGTGGTGCGCCGCTCCGTGCGGCTACTCGCCCAGCTCACCCGGCAGGTGGCCGTCGTGCAGTACCCCTCCTTGTCGAGCAGCAGCATCCGGCACATCGAGGTTGTCACGCTCGGCCCGTACCGCCTGCTGATGGTCCTCATCACCGACACCGGCCGGGTCGAGCAGCGTATCGTCGACAGCCTCGTACCCGTTGACGACGAGGTCGCCGGCGAGCTGCGTTCCGTGCTCAACTGCGCGCTGGCCGGCCGGCGCTTGGTCGACGCCCCCGACATCGTCGCGGCCCTGCCCGACAGCACCCGCTCCGAGCTGCGCCCCTACCTGACCACGGTGGCCGGTGCCGTGCTGGAGTCGCTGGTCGAGCGGCAGGAGGAGCGCATCGCGATGGCTGGGACGGCGAATCTCACGCGGTCCCCGGTCGACTTCGCCGACTCGTTGCGGTCGATACTTGAGGCGTTAGAAGAACAGGTCGTGCTGATGAAACTCATCGGCTCGGCGCGGGAGACCGGTACTGTAACGGTACGGATCGGTCGCGAAACGGATGTGGACGCCCTCCGGTCCACCGCGGTGGTGGCCACGGGATACGGTCGTGGTCCCTTCGCGCTGGGTGGGATGGGGGTGCTCGGCCCGATGCGCATGGACTATCCGGGGACGATGGCGGCCGTCCGGGCCGTCGCCAAATACGTGGGTGAACTCTTGGGTGCCGACTGA
- the dnaJ gene encoding molecular chaperone DnaJ, which produces MAVDYYAVLGVRREASNDEIKRAYRKLARELHPDVNPDPDAQQRFRGVTAAYEVLSDPEKRQIVDLGGDPLAPGGSGGGGSPFGAGFGGLGDIMDAFFGGGSSRGPRSRVRRGNDALLRIELDLSETAFGATREITVDTAAVCSTCTGAGAAPGTHPSTCGTCGGRGEVQQVTRSFLGQMVTSRPCPRCSGTGTVIEHPCRDCGGDGRVRKRRTLTVKIPSGVEDGMRIRLSGEGEVGPGGGPPGDLYVEVSEKQHPVFTREGDDLHCELPLPMTSAALGTSATLETLDGTETIAVKPGTQPGEVIKLAGRGVPHLRAAGRGHLHIHINVETPTKLDGEQERLLRELAKLRDEEAPAVVGGSAGGAAGLFRRRGTRRGR; this is translated from the coding sequence ATGGCAGTGGATTATTACGCCGTTCTGGGCGTACGCCGGGAAGCGTCGAACGACGAGATCAAGCGGGCCTACCGCAAACTGGCCCGTGAGCTGCATCCGGATGTCAATCCAGATCCGGATGCACAGCAGCGCTTCCGGGGCGTCACGGCCGCGTACGAGGTGCTCTCCGACCCGGAGAAGCGCCAGATCGTCGACCTGGGCGGCGATCCGCTCGCGCCCGGTGGCAGCGGCGGTGGCGGTTCGCCGTTCGGCGCCGGTTTCGGCGGCCTCGGTGACATCATGGACGCCTTCTTCGGCGGCGGGTCGAGCCGTGGGCCCCGGTCCCGGGTCCGGCGCGGCAACGACGCGCTGCTGCGCATCGAGCTCGACCTGTCCGAGACCGCGTTCGGCGCCACGCGCGAGATCACCGTGGACACGGCGGCGGTGTGCTCGACGTGTACCGGTGCCGGTGCGGCTCCCGGCACGCACCCGTCGACCTGCGGCACCTGCGGCGGGCGGGGCGAGGTCCAGCAGGTCACCCGTTCCTTCCTCGGCCAGATGGTGACCTCCCGGCCCTGTCCGCGGTGTTCGGGTACCGGCACCGTGATCGAGCATCCCTGCCGGGACTGCGGCGGCGACGGCAGGGTGCGCAAGCGCCGGACGCTCACTGTGAAGATCCCCTCCGGGGTCGAGGACGGCATGCGCATCCGGCTGTCGGGCGAGGGCGAGGTCGGGCCCGGCGGTGGGCCGCCCGGTGACCTTTACGTCGAGGTCTCCGAGAAGCAGCACCCGGTTTTCACCCGGGAGGGCGACGATCTGCACTGTGAGCTGCCGCTGCCGATGACCTCGGCGGCGCTCGGCACCTCCGCCACGCTGGAGACCCTCGACGGCACCGAGACCATCGCCGTGAAGCCCGGCACCCAGCCCGGTGAGGTCATCAAGCTCGCCGGCCGCGGGGTTCCGCATCTGCGGGCCGCCGGGCGCGGTCATCTGCACATCCACATCAACGTCGAGACTCCGACGAAGCTGGACGGCGAGCAGGAGCGGCTGCTACGAGAGCTGGCGAAGCTGCGCGACGAGGAGGCACCGGCCGTCGTGGGCGGATCCGCCGGCGGCGCGGCGGGGCTATTCCGGCGGCGGGGCACGCGCCGCGGCCGTTAG
- a CDS encoding 16S rRNA (uracil(1498)-N(3))-methyltransferase: MVRRLRPGEPVDVTDGLGRAVECEVVAARRDEIDCAVRRRVAAAAPSPRLVVVQALAKGDRGERAVEMLTEVGVDEIVPWSAARSVARWEGVRGVRARERWVRAAEEASKQSHRLHWPVVGELAGLKEVVERVRAAALAVLLHEEATIPLVGLARSVEVSERVAPAASAAELVLVVGPEGGVSELELATLGEAGAIVSRLGSTVLRTSTAGVVAAAVVFADLGRWDGPAR; encoded by the coding sequence ATGGTGCGCCGGCTGCGGCCGGGGGAGCCGGTCGACGTGACCGACGGTCTCGGCCGTGCGGTGGAGTGCGAGGTCGTTGCCGCCCGGCGGGATGAGATCGACTGCGCGGTCCGGCGCCGGGTCGCCGCCGCGGCCCCGAGCCCCCGACTGGTTGTCGTGCAGGCCCTTGCCAAGGGGGATCGGGGCGAGCGGGCGGTGGAGATGCTGACCGAGGTCGGTGTCGACGAGATCGTCCCGTGGTCGGCGGCCCGGTCCGTGGCCCGCTGGGAGGGTGTCCGTGGCGTGCGGGCCCGGGAACGCTGGGTCAGAGCCGCGGAGGAGGCGTCGAAGCAGTCCCACCGACTGCACTGGCCGGTGGTGGGCGAGTTGGCCGGCCTGAAGGAGGTTGTCGAGCGGGTGCGGGCGGCGGCGCTTGCCGTCCTCCTGCACGAGGAGGCGACCATCCCGTTGGTTGGCCTGGCCCGCTCGGTTGAGGTGTCGGAGCGAGTGGCTCCGGCCGCCTCGGCGGCGGAGCTGGTGCTCGTCGTGGGCCCCGAGGGAGGGGTGTCCGAGTTGGAACTGGCCACGCTGGGCGAGGCCGGAGCGATCGTGTCGCGGCTCGGTTCGACGGTGCTGCGCACATCCACCGCCGGCGTCGTGGCCGCGGCGGTCGTGTTCGCGGACCTCGGTCGTTGGGACGGCCCGGCGCGATGA